A window of Patescibacteria group bacterium contains these coding sequences:
- a CDS encoding glycosyltransferase family 1 protein: MPLIAIDASSAAKPTKTGVEWYAFRLIEAMKNHALRGDERVVLFSPAPLEGALADLPAGWSSKVLSWLPGRGWMPLRVGWELMRSRVPLGKGDDRGSVDVLFVPAQGFPAFSGKTKLAGVVHDVEFRLHPELYEERQRMSLEFKTYSVVHRAVRLLAVSAYAKRTACEAYSIPHDRVDVTPLAPALPSHPSPLEGEGMGEVARPAPFFLVLGRVEKKKGADVAVRAFEAFKRTRPADDPFELRFLGGDGYQASDARTLAARSPYAEKIRFEGYASEAVAASALASATALLALSRAEGFGIAPLEAMRAGTPVIASDIPPFREVGGDAPLFVPVGDAQAAAAAMRRVAEDASLRERLAATGPVRAAAFSWDETARLTWESLRRVLY; this comes from the coding sequence ATGCCCCTCATCGCCATCGACGCTTCCTCTGCCGCCAAACCCACAAAGACGGGTGTCGAGTGGTATGCCTTCCGCCTGATCGAAGCCATGAAGAACCACGCGCTGCGCGGCGACGAGCGCGTGGTTTTGTTTTCACCCGCGCCGCTCGAAGGGGCGCTTGCCGACCTTCCCGCCGGCTGGTCGTCAAAGGTGCTGTCGTGGCTGCCGGGGAGGGGATGGATGCCGCTGCGCGTGGGTTGGGAACTGATGCGGTCGCGTGTCCCCCTTGGGAAGGGGGACGATAGGGGGTCTGTGGACGTGCTGTTCGTCCCGGCCCAAGGCTTCCCGGCGTTTTCGGGGAAGACGAAGCTCGCAGGCGTCGTGCACGACGTGGAGTTCCGCCTGCATCCCGAGCTCTATGAGGAACGACAGCGCATGTCGTTGGAGTTCAAGACCTATTCCGTCGTCCATCGCGCCGTCCGCCTGCTCGCCGTGAGCGCCTACGCGAAACGCACCGCTTGCGAGGCGTATAGCATCCCCCACGACCGGGTCGACGTGACCCCGCTCGCCCCCGCGCTGCCGAGCCACCCCTCTCCTTTAGAAGGAGAGGGCATGGGTGAGGTCGCGAGGCCAGCCCCGTTCTTCCTGGTCCTGGGTCGCGTCGAGAAAAAGAAGGGCGCGGACGTGGCCGTCCGCGCCTTCGAGGCGTTCAAGCGGACCCGTCCCGCGGACGACCCGTTCGAGCTGCGCTTCCTCGGCGGCGACGGGTACCAGGCATCCGATGCGCGCACGCTTGCGGCGAGGAGCCCGTATGCCGAGAAGATCCGTTTCGAAGGTTACGCCTCTGAAGCGGTCGCCGCTTCCGCGCTCGCGAGCGCCACGGCGCTCCTTGCCTTGAGCCGTGCCGAAGGGTTCGGCATCGCGCCGCTCGAAGCCATGCGCGCCGGCACGCCGGTGATCGCCTCCGACATCCCGCCCTTCCGTGAGGTCGGGGGAGACGCCCCGCTTTTCGTTCCGGTCGGTGACGCGCAAGCGGCGGCAGCCGCCATGCGTCGCGTCGCAGAGGACGCCTCCCTGCGGGAACGCCTGGCCGCCACAGGTCCCGTCCGCGCGGCGGCCTTTTCCTGGGACGAGACCGCACGGCTCACCTGGGAGTCGCTCCGGCGCGTGTTATACTAG
- a CDS encoding rod shape-determining protein produces the protein MFAKKIGIDLGTTTVLVYVPKRGIIIHEPSVVAVSSIDNKVLAVGKEAKDMLGRTPDTIVARRPLKDGVIADYRTTEAMLRYFINKALGGMRLFRPEVMVAVPGGITSTERRAVIDAAIAAGAKAAYVIKEPIVAAIGANIPIGSPSGHMIIDIGGGTSEMAVISLGGIVASESVRIGGVKFDAAIMEYVRRKYGLAVGERTAEDIKINIGSAMYMPERLTMDVKGRDMMSGLPKIVQISSDDVTAAIQNELEGIIATVKEVLHKTPPELSADVMDKGIVLSGGSSQLRNLDTLLAEATGVPTFVAEDPQQCVVKGTGVALENLEAYKRSIFTS, from the coding sequence ATGTTCGCAAAAAAGATCGGGATCGACCTTGGCACCACCACGGTACTGGTGTACGTGCCCAAGCGCGGCATCATCATCCACGAGCCTTCGGTCGTCGCGGTGTCCTCGATCGACAACAAGGTGCTCGCGGTGGGAAAGGAGGCGAAGGACATGCTCGGACGCACCCCGGACACCATCGTCGCGCGCCGTCCGCTCAAGGACGGCGTCATCGCCGACTACCGCACTACCGAGGCGATGCTGCGCTATTTCATCAACAAGGCGCTGGGCGGCATGCGATTGTTCCGTCCCGAGGTGATGGTGGCGGTGCCGGGCGGCATCACGAGCACTGAGCGGCGCGCGGTGATCGACGCCGCGATCGCGGCGGGCGCCAAGGCCGCGTACGTCATCAAGGAGCCCATCGTGGCCGCGATCGGCGCCAACATCCCGATCGGGAGCCCGAGCGGCCACATGATCATCGACATCGGCGGAGGCACGTCGGAAATGGCCGTCATCTCGCTCGGCGGCATCGTGGCGTCCGAATCGGTGCGCATCGGCGGGGTGAAGTTCGACGCCGCCATCATGGAATACGTCCGCCGCAAGTACGGCCTGGCGGTGGGGGAGCGCACGGCCGAGGACATCAAGATCAACATCGGCTCGGCCATGTACATGCCCGAGCGCCTCACCATGGACGTGAAGGGCCGCGACATGATGTCGGGCCTGCCCAAGATCGTGCAGATCTCAAGCGACGACGTCACGGCCGCCATCCAGAACGAGCTCGAGGGGATCATCGCCACCGTGAAGGAGGTGCTCCACAAGACGCCGCCGGAATTGTCCGCCGACGTGATGGACAAGGGGATCGTGCTCTCCGGGGGATCGAGCCAGCTTCGCAACCTCGACACGCTGCTTGCCGAGGCGACCGGCGTCCCCACCTTCGTCGCCGAGGATCCGCAGCAGTGTGTCGTTAAGGGGACTGGGGTGGCATTGGAGAATCTGGAGGCGTACAAGAGAAGCATCTTTACGAGTTGA
- a CDS encoding DUF4012 domain-containing protein, translating to MSHSANFLHRAEPAPVHRRHGIKRGLVIAATLVATVLVGYAIWLAVALGALYAAASDGRAALEAARDAAESLDFDTALFELERADERFARADRNAAALLPLEFLPWVAPQARAASALAAAGRSAVEALKIAATLGADLARLSGLSAADLQALSEGASPGTSLGDLPSATKRLLLRRLVASADELDETAERIAIARAELAQADREGVASGTFAALVPLAGKLAQAEETLRLLSRAARVLPAFAGIDGSKTSLLLFLNDAELRPGGGFIGTYGALTVKDADIAALYTHDAYALDGPAEARVTQVPPEPLRRWLGAQKWFFRDANWSPDFAASSRDALRLFRSEQELGGGTPTAFDGVIGFTPAFAADLLRLTGPIEAGGQTFSSENVYDKLEYQVEVGYAGQGIPLAQRKEIVAELVERMKARLEAMPVSRWGEIAQAAERALVAKSLLLYSEDPSSQRVIDAVGWGGRVASPAWGDALMAVDANLASLKTDPAVKRTLRYETFKNSSGQYVGRVTIHYDHEGRFDWKTTRYRTYARVYVPAGSEFIRVTGALKDDRLHEPSGAAGGADVGQELGFTVFGAFTSIEPGTSRDLVFEYLLAPSVVESIASGSYRLKVFKQAGAQEGGLTLRLDFDKNVTSASVPEGRDKWGNDVYELETVLDKDRVFEVAL from the coding sequence ATGTCCCACAGCGCTAATTTCCTCCATCGCGCGGAACCCGCTCCCGTTCATCGCCGTCACGGCATCAAGCGGGGCCTTGTGATCGCCGCGACGCTCGTCGCGACCGTCCTCGTCGGGTACGCCATCTGGCTCGCGGTCGCGCTCGGCGCCCTGTACGCCGCCGCCTCCGACGGCCGCGCCGCGCTCGAGGCCGCCCGTGACGCGGCGGAATCGCTGGATTTCGACACGGCGCTCTTCGAGCTCGAGCGCGCCGACGAGCGGTTCGCCCGCGCCGACCGCAACGCCGCCGCCCTCCTGCCGCTCGAGTTCCTGCCGTGGGTCGCTCCGCAGGCTCGGGCGGCCTCCGCGCTCGCCGCCGCGGGCCGCTCCGCCGTGGAGGCGCTCAAGATCGCGGCCACCCTCGGCGCCGACCTCGCGCGCCTCTCGGGGCTTTCCGCCGCCGACCTCCAGGCCCTTTCGGAAGGCGCTTCGCCGGGCACGAGCCTGGGAGACCTGCCGTCGGCCACCAAGCGCCTGCTCCTGCGCCGACTCGTCGCGTCCGCGGACGAGCTCGATGAGACCGCGGAGCGCATCGCGATCGCGCGCGCCGAGCTCGCGCAAGCCGACCGCGAGGGAGTCGCCTCCGGCACGTTCGCCGCGCTGGTACCGCTTGCAGGGAAGCTGGCGCAGGCGGAGGAAACGCTGCGCCTGCTCTCACGTGCCGCGCGCGTCCTCCCGGCGTTCGCCGGCATCGACGGGTCAAAGACGTCGCTGCTCCTGTTCTTGAACGACGCGGAGCTGCGTCCGGGCGGCGGGTTCATCGGGACCTACGGCGCGCTGACGGTGAAGGATGCCGACATCGCGGCGCTCTACACCCACGACGCGTACGCGCTCGACGGCCCGGCCGAGGCGCGGGTCACGCAGGTGCCGCCCGAACCGCTGCGCCGCTGGCTGGGCGCGCAGAAATGGTTCTTCCGCGACGCTAACTGGTCGCCGGACTTCGCCGCGTCCTCGCGCGACGCGTTGCGCCTGTTCCGATCCGAACAGGAGCTTGGTGGCGGCACCCCGACGGCGTTTGACGGCGTGATCGGCTTCACCCCCGCGTTCGCCGCCGACCTGTTGCGGCTTACCGGCCCCATCGAGGCGGGCGGGCAGACCTTCTCCTCGGAGAACGTCTACGACAAGCTGGAGTACCAGGTGGAGGTCGGCTACGCGGGGCAGGGCATCCCGCTCGCCCAGCGCAAGGAGATCGTCGCCGAGCTCGTGGAACGGATGAAGGCGCGGCTCGAGGCGATGCCCGTGTCGCGTTGGGGCGAGATCGCGCAGGCGGCCGAGCGCGCGCTCGTCGCGAAATCCCTCCTCCTCTACAGCGAGGATCCGTCGTCGCAGCGGGTGATCGACGCCGTGGGTTGGGGCGGGCGCGTCGCGTCTCCGGCCTGGGGCGACGCGCTCATGGCGGTGGACGCGAACCTCGCGAGCCTCAAGACCGACCCGGCCGTCAAGCGCACGCTCCGATACGAGACGTTCAAGAATTCTTCCGGACAATACGTGGGTCGCGTCACCATCCATTACGACCACGAGGGACGCTTCGATTGGAAGACCACGCGCTACCGCACCTACGCCCGCGTGTACGTGCCGGCGGGGAGCGAGTTCATCCGCGTCACCGGCGCGCTCAAGGACGACCGCCTGCATGAGCCCTCCGGCGCCGCGGGAGGGGCCGACGTCGGGCAAGAGCTCGGCTTCACGGTGTTCGGCGCGTTCACGTCGATCGAACCGGGGACTTCGCGCGACCTCGTCTTCGAGTATCTCCTCGCGCCGTCGGTGGTCGAATCCATCGCCTCAGGCTCCTATCGCCTGAAGGTCTTCAAGCAGGCCGGAGCGCAGGAGGGAGGTTTGACGTTGCGCCTTGATTTTGATAAGAACGTCACGAGCGCGTCGGTCCCGGAGGGCCGCGACAAGTGGGGAAATGACGTATACGAGCTGGAGACCGTTTTGGATAAGGACCGGGTGTTTGAAGTGGCTTTGTAG
- a CDS encoding glycosyltransferase family 2 protein: MDLSILIVHYNTPGLLRQTLKGIRLVAPKLSYEVIVVDNNPSMRVAEAVRREFPEVRLIVPDRHLGFGGGMNRAMGEATGRYLLVFNPDIAVFSGALEELVRFMDASPEVGMCGPQLLRPDGAVQHSCFRFMAPEVIAWRRLPWLAPLFPRARRALDAYVMAEWDHTESRDVDYMLGAALCVRRTAYEQVGGFDPGFFVYFEDQDWCRRFWEAGWKVTYHPGAKLVHYHRRETAEGSLWRQLMNPLTRIQLRSALYYYKKWKGKSLRPSGPQA; encoded by the coding sequence ATGGATTTATCAATTCTCATCGTCCATTACAACACGCCCGGGCTGCTTCGGCAGACGCTCAAGGGGATCCGTCTCGTGGCGCCCAAGCTCTCGTACGAGGTGATCGTGGTGGACAACAACCCTTCCATGCGCGTGGCGGAGGCCGTTCGCCGGGAATTTCCCGAGGTCAGGCTGATCGTCCCGGACCGGCATCTCGGGTTCGGCGGCGGGATGAACCGCGCCATGGGGGAGGCCACGGGGCGGTACTTGTTGGTGTTCAATCCGGACATCGCGGTGTTCTCAGGCGCGCTCGAGGAGCTCGTGCGGTTCATGGACGCCTCCCCGGAGGTGGGGATGTGCGGGCCGCAGCTGTTGCGTCCGGACGGCGCCGTCCAGCACAGCTGCTTCCGCTTCATGGCGCCGGAGGTGATCGCCTGGCGGCGCCTGCCGTGGCTCGCGCCGCTGTTTCCGCGCGCGCGGCGGGCGCTCGACGCCTATGTCATGGCCGAGTGGGACCATACGGAGAGCCGCGACGTGGACTACATGCTCGGGGCCGCCCTGTGCGTGCGGCGAACGGCGTACGAGCAGGTGGGCGGGTTCGACCCGGGCTTCTTCGTGTATTTCGAGGATCAGGACTGGTGCCGTCGGTTCTGGGAAGCCGGATGGAAGGTCACCTATCATCCAGGGGCGAAACTCGTCCATTATCATCGCCGCGAGACGGCCGAGGGCAGCCTCTGGCGCCAGCTCATGAACCCGCTCACGAGGATCCAGCTCCGAAGTGCGCTATACTATTATAAGAAATGGAAAGGAAAATCCTTAAGGCCCTCAGGCCCGCAGGCGTGA
- a CDS encoding glycosyltransferase family 2 protein — MKNVGCRIFFILHPTVYILHPTAMTPRVHLTIVAWNSLRYLPELLASVEAQTFRDFQAFIIDNGSVDGSEAYVRAHHPRVAYLRNARNLGFAAAHNQGIRYALSHWPSDDLARRYALVVNPDVILAPDFLEKIVAAADAHPEAGSLGGKLLRASRERLEDEDLRETVKSDVIDSTGLRGTRARTVADRGAGELDRGQYDALTDVFGISGALALYRASALEDVKVDEEYFDADFFAYKEDVDLAWRLRLAGFSALFVPEARAHHHRAMGGSESAGAFKRLRERFGRSQARSGYSARNHWNMLMKDELFVNGLLASPWILCREALQLAYVAVFETRNLGAFVQALARLPRMLRKRREIMRSRKASAKEMRKWFV, encoded by the coding sequence ATGAAGAATGTAGGATGTAGGATATTTTTCATCCTTCATCCTACAGTCTACATCCTTCATCCTACCGCCATGACTCCCCGCGTCCATCTCACCATCGTCGCTTGGAACAGCCTCCGGTACCTGCCGGAGCTTCTTGCGTCCGTGGAAGCGCAGACGTTCCGGGATTTCCAAGCGTTCATCATCGACAACGGCAGCGTGGACGGGAGCGAGGCGTACGTGCGCGCGCATCATCCTCGCGTGGCGTACCTGCGCAACGCGCGCAACCTCGGGTTCGCGGCCGCGCACAACCAGGGGATCCGCTACGCCCTCTCGCATTGGCCCTCCGACGACCTCGCGCGCCGTTACGCGCTCGTGGTGAACCCGGACGTCATCCTCGCGCCGGACTTCCTGGAGAAGATCGTCGCGGCCGCCGATGCGCACCCCGAGGCCGGGAGCCTCGGAGGGAAGCTGTTGCGCGCCTCGCGTGAGCGCCTGGAAGACGAGGACCTGCGCGAGACGGTGAAGAGCGACGTCATCGATTCCACGGGGCTGCGGGGCACGCGCGCTCGCACGGTGGCCGATCGCGGGGCGGGCGAGCTCGATCGCGGACAGTACGACGCCCTGACCGACGTGTTCGGGATTTCCGGCGCGCTCGCGCTCTATCGCGCCTCCGCGCTCGAGGACGTGAAGGTCGACGAAGAATATTTCGACGCGGACTTCTTCGCGTATAAGGAAGACGTCGACCTTGCCTGGCGGCTGCGCCTCGCCGGGTTCTCCGCCCTGTTCGTGCCGGAGGCGCGCGCGCACCACCATCGCGCCATGGGCGGGAGCGAGTCGGCCGGAGCGTTCAAGCGCCTGCGCGAACGGTTCGGGCGTTCCCAGGCGCGTTCCGGCTATTCCGCCCGCAACCATTGGAACATGCTCATGAAGGACGAGCTGTTCGTGAACGGCCTGCTCGCCTCGCCGTGGATCCTGTGCCGGGAGGCGCTGCAGCTGGCGTACGTCGCCGTGTTCGAGACGCGCAACCTCGGCGCGTTCGTCCAAGCGCTCGCGCGGCTCCCGCGCATGCTGCGCAAGCGCCGCGAGATCATGCGCTCTCGCAAGGCAAGCGCGAAGGAGATGAGGAAGTGGTTCGTGTAG
- a CDS encoding glycosyltransferase family 2 protein translates to MDGFYGYKYGRMRFWEMLPGALVWGTLILGLALSFFAPVYVVVFIIVFDLYWFFRVAYFIIFLVIAWVEVRRASKVDWAARVREIPGHERIHHLVFLPTYKEELSVIRATLRSLLSAHVPHERMIVVLAGEERDAHRFRKNAAAIEREFGHRFKKLIVTEHPAGLPDEIPGKGSNLNWAGHRADEVLTAEFPTLKDEDLIVSAFDVDTVVHPQYFSYLARTYLTVEDPLRCSYQPVVLFSNTIWTAPAPVRIAAFGTTFWLMGELARPERLWTFSSHSMPWKMLKDVRFWQKDIVSEDSRIFLQAFVHYRGDYRVTPLYLPVSMDAVSGETYVAALKALYKQQRRWAWGVEHLPAMVAAFGAAPGIPLMKKARYLFNHLEGMYTWATAPLLIFLFGQLPLALVRDPDALIQAAPFTLQHIMQLAMAGVFVSGILSLTLLPPRPASVKGWAWLLMVAQWLLLPVTFILFGALPAIDAQTRFLLGSYLGFNVTKKLR, encoded by the coding sequence ATGGACGGCTTTTACGGCTATAAGTACGGCCGCATGCGCTTTTGGGAGATGCTTCCGGGGGCGCTCGTGTGGGGGACGCTCATCCTTGGACTCGCCTTGTCGTTCTTCGCCCCGGTGTACGTGGTGGTGTTCATCATCGTGTTCGACCTGTACTGGTTCTTCCGCGTGGCGTATTTCATCATCTTCCTGGTGATCGCCTGGGTGGAAGTGCGCCGCGCCTCGAAGGTGGACTGGGCCGCGCGGGTGCGGGAGATCCCGGGGCATGAACGCATCCACCACCTGGTGTTCCTCCCCACGTACAAGGAAGAACTGTCGGTCATCCGCGCCACGCTGCGATCGCTCCTGTCCGCCCACGTGCCGCACGAGCGCATGATCGTGGTGCTTGCCGGCGAAGAGCGCGACGCGCATCGGTTCCGCAAGAACGCCGCCGCGATCGAGCGCGAGTTCGGTCACCGCTTCAAGAAGCTGATCGTCACGGAACATCCCGCCGGGCTGCCGGACGAGATCCCGGGGAAGGGATCCAACCTCAACTGGGCCGGACACCGCGCGGATGAGGTCCTCACCGCCGAGTTCCCGACCCTGAAGGACGAGGACCTGATCGTTTCGGCGTTCGACGTGGACACGGTGGTGCATCCGCAGTACTTCTCGTACCTCGCGCGCACGTATCTCACCGTCGAGGACCCCCTGCGCTGCAGCTACCAGCCGGTAGTGCTGTTTTCCAACACCATCTGGACCGCGCCGGCGCCGGTGCGCATCGCCGCGTTCGGCACCACCTTCTGGCTCATGGGCGAGCTCGCGCGCCCCGAGCGGCTGTGGACCTTCTCCAGCCACTCCATGCCGTGGAAGATGCTCAAGGACGTCCGGTTCTGGCAGAAGGACATCGTCTCGGAGGACAGCCGCATCTTCCTGCAGGCGTTCGTGCATTACCGCGGCGACTATCGCGTCACGCCCCTGTACCTCCCCGTGTCCATGGACGCCGTTTCCGGGGAGACGTACGTGGCTGCGCTCAAGGCGCTCTACAAGCAGCAGCGGCGTTGGGCATGGGGGGTGGAGCATCTTCCCGCGATGGTCGCGGCGTTTGGCGCCGCGCCAGGGATCCCGCTCATGAAGAAGGCGCGGTACCTGTTCAACCACCTGGAAGGGATGTACACCTGGGCCACGGCGCCGTTGCTCATCTTCCTGTTCGGCCAGCTCCCGCTCGCGCTCGTGCGCGACCCGGACGCGCTCATCCAGGCCGCCCCGTTCACGCTCCAGCACATCATGCAGCTCGCCATGGCCGGCGTGTTCGTGTCCGGGATCCTGTCGCTCACGCTGCTCCCGCCGCGCCCGGCATCGGTGAAGGGATGGGCGTGGCTGCTCATGGTGGCGCAGTGGCTGCTGCTCCCCGTCACCTTCATCCTGTTCGGCGCCCTGCCGGCGATCGACGCGCAGACGCGGTTCCTGCTGGGCTCCTATCTCGGGTTCAACGTCACGAAGAAGCTTAGATAA
- a CDS encoding histidine phosphatase family protein: protein MTERRSGTQFEIMRHGHKKGEGLSEQGIEQAKKKAHELYERLKEIPAPAVIVLFSSNIGRAIDTKRTLESSLLDLVSQDGDFEAVSVKDAEKIDEAKTRTDKKLLITETAPQTMLGYSLRKEDLADSAFQKWRSLYKDESIVGKIWTARKEEIPALKEELRRTHPDIDPSTINPAEFIQTPEEYAFLAVDYVERMDQLSKKHFPDRPTHLVSVSHNYFSDWLTLMAMGKSINVESINELGGTYRDFVESSHLDVGNGELWVDYRGKQAHTPMTIQDVRKKLEKSMKEREKEWKEIE, encoded by the coding sequence ATGACGGAACGACGGTCGGGCACACAGTTCGAGATCATGCGTCACGGACACAAGAAGGGGGAAGGATTATCCGAACAGGGGATTGAACAGGCCAAGAAAAAGGCGCATGAGCTTTACGAACGTCTAAAGGAGATTCCTGCTCCTGCTGTCATTGTGCTTTTTTCTTCAAACATCGGCCGTGCAATTGATACAAAGCGGACCTTGGAATCAAGTTTACTCGACCTGGTTTCACAAGATGGCGACTTCGAAGCTGTATCCGTGAAGGATGCTGAGAAAATTGATGAAGCTAAAACCAGAACTGACAAGAAACTTCTCATCACGGAGACGGCTCCGCAAACCATGCTCGGATACAGTCTCAGGAAGGAGGATCTGGCTGACTCAGCTTTTCAAAAATGGCGCAGCCTCTACAAAGATGAGTCCATCGTAGGAAAGATTTGGACCGCAAGGAAGGAAGAAATCCCCGCGCTCAAGGAGGAACTTAGACGTACACATCCAGACATAGATCCTTCGACGATTAATCCAGCCGAATTCATCCAAACGCCGGAAGAATACGCTTTCCTAGCTGTGGATTATGTTGAACGCATGGATCAGCTTTCAAAAAAACACTTTCCGGACAGACCTACCCACCTAGTTTCCGTGAGTCACAATTATTTCAGTGACTGGCTGACGCTTATGGCAATGGGTAAGTCTATAAACGTCGAGAGCATCAATGAGCTTGGTGGAACGTATAGGGATTTTGTCGAAAGCTCGCACCTCGATGTCGGCAATGGGGAACTCTGGGTCGATTATCGGGGGAAGCAGGCGCATACGCCGATGACGATTCAGGATGTCCGTAAGAAGTTGGAAAAAAGCATGAAGGAGCGTGAGAAGGAATGGAAGGAAATAGAGTAG
- a CDS encoding type II toxin-antitoxin system RelE/ParE family toxin, whose translation MAFKLVLTTQAEKDLRSLDHAVARRIVHKLVWLGKQSNPSAFAKRLREPAAGDVRFRVGDYRLIGIVNASAKRIEIVKIGHRREIYL comes from the coding sequence ATGGCATTTAAGCTGGTCCTGACCACGCAGGCCGAGAAGGACCTGCGGAGTCTCGACCACGCCGTCGCGCGCCGCATCGTGCACAAGCTCGTCTGGCTCGGGAAACAGTCGAATCCGTCCGCGTTCGCGAAGCGCCTGCGCGAGCCGGCCGCGGGTGACGTCAGGTTCCGGGTCGGGGATTACCGTCTCATCGGCATCGTGAACGCATCAGCGAAACGCATCGAGATCGTAAAGATCGGACATCGGCGCGAAATATATCTTTGA